The region GCAGCGAGGTCGCCCGGGCGGTCTTCGGGGTCGACCGCTGGGACGCGGGCGAGGTCCGGATCGACGGCAGGCCGCTCAGGCCCGGCGCCCCGAGCCTGGCGATGAACGCCGGGCTCGCGCTGGTCCCCGAGGACCGCAGGGCGCAGGGCCTGGTGATGGAGATGTCCATCGAGCGCAACATCAACCTGACGGGCCTGCGCGGGACCAGCAGGGCCGGCCTGATGAACCGCGGCGCGGAACGCAGCAGGGCCGTCGACTGGGCGGTGCGCCTCCAGGTGAAGTACGCCCGGCTCGCCGACGTCGTCGGCACGCTGTCCGGCGGCAACCAGCAGAAGGTCGTGCTGGCCAAGTGGCTCGCCACCGGCCCGCGGGTGCTGATCGTGGACGAGCCGACCCGCGGCATCGACGTCGGCACCAAGGCCGAGGTGCACCGGCTGCTGTCCCGGCTGGCCGCCGACGGTGTGGCGGTGCTGATGATCTCCTCCGACCTCCCCGAGATCCTCGGCATGGCCGACCGCGTCCTGGTCATGCACGAAGGCCGGCTGGCCGCCGAGATCCCCCGCGCCGACGCCACCGAGGAATCGGTGATGGCCGCCGCCACAGGCCGCGCCAGGAGCGCGGCATGACCATGACCGCGAAACCCGCACCCGCCGCGGCACCCTCCCGGGCCGCCGCCGGCGGCCTGCTGGACCGGGTGCTCAAGGTCAGGGAACTGGCCATCCTGGTCGTCCTGGTGCTCATGCTGCTGGCCACCCAGCTCGACAACAGCGCCTTCCTGTCCGAGCAGGGCATCAAGGACCTGCTGCTCAACGCGACCATCCTGGTGCTCGTCGGGGTCGGCCAGGCCACCGTGGTGATCACCAGGAACGTCGATCTCTCGGTCGGCTCCACCCTCGGCATCACCGCCTTCGCGGCCGGCGAATTCCTCCGCGGCGGCGGCGACCCGCTGCTCGCCGTCCTCATCGCGGTGGCGCTCGGTGCCGGATTCGGCGTCGTCAACGGCCTGCTGGTCAGCCTCGGCCAGGTGCCCGCCCTGGTGGTCACGCTCGGCACCCTCTACATCATCCGCGGCCTGGACTCCATCTGGTTCGGCTCCCGGCAGATCACCGCCGCCGACCTCCCCTCGGGCTTCGTCGACTTCGGGCACGACGGCCTCGGCGCACTGCCGTACCTGGCCGTCCTGACCGCGGTGGTGCTCGTCGTCGCCGCCTACTACCTGCGCGCCTACCGCAGCGGCCGGGACATGTACGCCCTCGGCTCCAGCCCCGAGGCCGCCCGGCTCGCCGGCGTACCCGTG is a window of Streptomyces sp. NBC_01477 DNA encoding:
- a CDS encoding ABC transporter permease; the protein is MTMTAKPAPAAAPSRAAAGGLLDRVLKVRELAILVVLVLMLLATQLDNSAFLSEQGIKDLLLNATILVLVGVGQATVVITRNVDLSVGSTLGITAFAAGEFLRGGGDPLLAVLIAVALGAGFGVVNGLLVSLGQVPALVVTLGTLYIIRGLDSIWFGSRQITAADLPSGFVDFGHDGLGALPYLAVLTAVVLVVAAYYLRAYRSGRDMYALGSSPEAARLAGVPVRKRVLTAYVLCGALAGLAGALYLARFGNVDSGTGSGYELTVVSAVVVGGVAFTGGSGSVYGAALGALLLTSINSVLPSIGVSSVWVQAIDGTLLLLAIAVDRVVALRVAAVLRKRAAQTRSAHHD